Proteins from one Ahaetulla prasina isolate Xishuangbanna chromosome 2, ASM2864084v1, whole genome shotgun sequence genomic window:
- the NXNL1 gene encoding nucleoredoxin-like protein 1, with protein sequence MAALFFHKSLVVNNTDNDELELERELTRTLENKVMLLYFGSGECPRCQEFVPILKEFFVKLTDEFYMERASQLVLIYVSLDNTEEKQDRFLKKMPKRWLFLPFQDEFKKELTLRFSVTHPPVVVVLKPNGEVIAPNAVEEIKEQGTNCFKNWQEAADLVDRNFLLSQDSEDVTLRSITDPIRRFKYKLVKNKRKTRSKGGDKDEVF encoded by the exons ATGGCTGCCCTTTTCTTCCACAAGAGCCTTGTTGTGAACAACACGGACAATGATGAGCTGGAGctggaacgggagctcacccgaaCATTAGAGAACAAAGTAATGCTCCTCTATTTTGGCTCTGGTGAATGTCCACGATGCCAAGAGTTTGTGCCCATCCTGAAGGAATTTTTTGTGAAACTCACAGATGAGTTTTATATGGAGCGAGCGTCTCAACTAGTTCTCATCTATGTGTCGCTGGACAACACTGAGGAAAAGCAAGACAGGTTTCTGAAGAAAATGCCAAAGCGATGGCTGTTTTTACCTTTCCAGGATGAGTTCAAAAA GGAGCTGACATTAAGATTTTCAGTGACCCATCCCCCTGTGGTGGTAGTTTTGAAACCAAATGGTGAAGTCATTGCCCCCAATGCTGTGGAAGAAATCAAAGAGCAAGGCACAAATTGCTTCAAGAACTGGCAAGAGGCAGCTGATTTGGTGGACAGGAACTTCCTTTTATCTCAGGACTCTGAGGATGTGACCCTGAGAAGTATCACTGATCCCATTCGGCGGTTCAAGTACAAACTGgttaagaacaaaagaaaaacaagaagcaaAGGTGGTGATAAGGATGAAGTCTTCTGA